CTACATTAGGCATCCAATAGTGGACAAAAGAGGCAAAAGGGGAAGTGATTTACAAATGCCGTAAGGGAAGTGACGTTGATGCAGTTCACCCAAGTAAGCAAGATGGAAAAcgcatttaaaaatgttttaagaaTAGTTTGGTATTTAAGAAATAAAGGGTACAGATCTGCTGTTACACTTTAAAACTTGTATTCAACTTAAagtcttaaaaataaattgatttcCATGTCCTGGacgttttcggtttttgtttttctcgtGTAAACCAATTTGTTGAtattgatgctgctgctgctgcacttaaaattatatttacgTTTATTTCGCCGGAGTAAAAATGCATTTACCTGTCGTTCGCCGCCCGAAGCCCCTTCAACCTTTCGCCCATTTCTCGCATAATTCTGGAGTCTCAGCAGTATCCCTGATGTCCTGCTCCTCCCTTGGTTGCCTGCACTGATTTAAGGCCAGGAGCGTTTCTGTTGCTccgtttttatattttatcatCTTTTTTATtgtacttctttttttttttggctttgccTGTGAAAGTCTGCTCTCGTTGCAGTTTTGCGACACCATTTTATGCTCGAAACACAAAAGAAGAAGCTGGagatattgcgcatacgccacgttttCTTAGCCCACCAGCCATGGATTGTGAGCTCATGTGAATGTGACTGGGCCATCACAAAAGCTTTGAAGTTGCATAGATAAGCTTCGGCTGGAGCAAATGCTGCATAACCCCGGGCGATTTGGCCGCGAAGGCGACAACTCGCTGGGGTCCAGAATGGGTGGAAAACATAAACTTATGTCATAAGCCATAGCCCCTTGGCCACGTTGTACAAGGATCCCGTTCGCAGGCATTAACCCATGTAAGCCGGAGTGTGGCAGACAATGCCCGCGGATCCGGCAGATACTAGACATTCCAGATATATACCCACATTCTGTTCGCAcactaaaagaaaaaaagcaGGGCCCGCACACATTTTAAGCTTATTTAATGCGCGCATAAATTATTCAGAGTGGACGAACGCGGGGCGAAAAAAGCTTCGCGTCCTGGGCATACTCAATTATTTTAGATTATGTTTGGATTAGTGGTCACGAGCCGGGACTCCACTAGGTCTCCGACCGGTTCAATGGTCCCTCCGTCTGGTTATTGCACTTTATTGTCATTGGAGCCGCACTGGCGATGACAGCCCTCCAAATGGCTTTTGGTTCCTTTGGCCGAATGGCTTCCCTTTTTTTCGGTTGTGGCCTGCAGTCCCGGCCCaatcaatatttaattgacCCATTTCGGGGCATTCTTTTCCTATGAATGGGGCGTTTTTTCCCCGGTGAAAACCGTTTTATCAATTGCTGCGTATAAAGGGCGGCAGATTAAAGTTAAACCATAAGTCAATATGGTATATGGGAAttatacttttattttatgcaCATATTTTTCAGCTGTTGGGAAGTAATTGCCGTTTAAGCCATATGCTAAATGTAACAAAGGTTtcttaatacattttttaaacaaataaaagagGGTGGTTTCATTACTTTACTtaagaaatttaaacaaatttagcaGAATTCCTGATTTAAGGTGTTCCAATTTTTCAGCAGGATCAAAGTAATGCTGCCTCCAAATGCTCAGATGGACCTTTTTCACCTCCAGATATCCGGATACAGCGGGCCAGTGGGCCATTTGGGGCATAAATTAGATTAGAACAGACCATAGCCGGTTCTTAATGGGCGCTGAAAGCATTTTTTTAGCCTCTATTGCCGGGCCATGtacttaatttatattaatgtGGCTGTCTCTGTCTCTGCGTTTTGTACATCTGCCAGCGTCCTAAATTAATTTACACGACGCACGACAGAAAGGCAGTATCTGCAGAATCCCTGATGCCCCATAAAATACTCATCCCTTGGcattttattaaacatttttttgtggAGCTTCAATTCACTTGCATGGCCATTGATTAtgggttgttgttgctgtaaCGCCTGTCATATTCAATCAAATTTGTTATGGAAATAAATTGACAAATAAATTGTTGTATCTATTTATTCGTATCATTAGCGTGTCCCATGGCGGCAAATTggttttcaatttgattttcaaATGAATTGATGGAATTTTAAAAGATTTTCGGTTTCTTTTTCTGCGAATAGCCAATTGTTTCTAAAAGAATGTTAAACTGACTGAATTATGCATAATTTTTAAagctttttaatattttagcGCACAACTAACAAAATTTAGTAGTAGTAGTTAGAAGTTCTTGAAAACCCTTTTGGGCTGTGTAAAAATTTCAAACTGCTggccaaataaacgattgattttaatttgtaatgCTGCAGCTGAGTTATTTACATTTAACCAAATGGCATTTGATCAATACGCTTCAAGCAAATAAATCTATTCCAAACGAAGTGACCTAATTTTTTTCCTCACATTTATTGTGGTTTTCCCTGCCCACTGATGATACGCACACATTTTGTTTCATTTCGATTCTGGAGCCGTAACCTCAGATATATTCGCCAGCGGCAGCGACACGCTGATTAAATCAAATAACTTATGGCTTAGCTGCCGCTTCTCCCTTTGCCTCCCATCCTGCCTTCCTGCCTTGGAAAACAGGAAGAGAGCCAGGCGCTCCTTTGCCTGCTTCCACAAGGAGCAAGGATACTCCCGGTAGTCGGACAACGGAAATCAGCGCTGCCCAATCTGCTGTGTTGGCCgagtttggtttggtttggcttggtttagtttttttgtttggctggTTGGTTCGGTGGTTCTGTGGTTCGCTGGTGCAGAGGTGAAGTGGAGCCACCGACGTGGCTCATTGTATATGAAATTTGCTCAACTGCAAGCCAAGCAGAAGGAAATTGCACATACacacgtacacacacacaaccgcACAACCACACAACCTTATCCTGCTCACTGGATTCTATTTgagttcctttttttttatacccAGAAGCTTCTCCTTTTCTGCTCGACTGCTGATGCGAAAGCTTCCTTAGAGCACTTAAAAAAAGTGTGATCCCATTACTGAGAAACTATATAATTCCATTTCATTCCTCCTGTTGCACAGCTTTTGAAGAGTTTAAACAGAAATTGTCTAGCCAtcttttaaaaaacaaaatctatagcATAGTATGTAATTAAACTTATTTCAGAGGATGAAACATGCCAAActtcaaaataaatgaactATTATTTATTagataataaattttataatatttggtGTGAAAAATCATGAGTGTGCCAATATTTTTCCAAGTGCACAGCTGATGCTGCCATTTTGCTTAGCCATACACTCGAAAACGTTTACTGTCCGTTGccgagtgtgtttgtgtgtgtgtgtgtgtgtgtgtgtgtgtgtgtgtgctctcCTGTTTgcttgcttgcttgtgtgtgtgcgtgagccTTTTATTGTTAGTGTCGCTGTCGCAATGTTCAtcttttgtttcaattgcTGCTCTGCTGACGGCCAGCTCAGATTTCAGTCCGTATCTAAACGGAATCATCCCATCCTGCCCGCCATGCGGTTGGTTTATTGCAATTGATTTTGACGCCGCTGTTTATGCCAACTGAAGAACAATCGGAGCAGTTTAATCcaactgccactgccacattCGCTTTTGTGTTTGTGTAAGCATTTCCCGATTGCGATGGCGATTGGGTTGTAAGGCCACAACTTTTCAAACGCTCGAATAAAATCGAAGCTTAGGTGAATCGTCTGGGGATCGGGAAATATGGAGGCAATCTCTGTTATTGTCGGCCATAAAGCATGCTTTCAATAGTGAGGACCAAAGATTTGTAGGCAACTACAGGCATAAGTAAGGGAAAGCAATCTTCTTGTTAAGTGCTTTGTATTTCGAAAAATGTATTGCAGAAACTAGTACTACTCTTAAATACTACTCTTAAACTAATATCTATATATCGTTATAAGTTTCGAAAAGCTAGATGTTATTGCACATTGTCTACTTCAAGTTGAATGGTTTCTTTTGGTATAAATTGTAAATTCCTTTAAACTTTGAGCACTAATAACCCGGTGTCCCTTGATTTTTGCAGATACGTGCATGGCATTGGATCGGAGACGCGCAACTCGCTCTTCCATTTGCACAACGGACGCGACATGGTCCTGGTCACCACCTGTCGCCACGGGAAGAGTTGGCGGGAGCTGCAGGATAATCGCTGCGACGAGGACAACCGGGAATACGACAGGTGAGTGGAGGATGATTGCCCCTGCCCCTGCTCCTAACCCATAAAGTCGCTAAAGACGATGATTGTCGCTGGCGAAGTGGCCAGAAATTGTTTCTAGCTGTCATTGGGTCCGCAAAGTAATTTGTTTAGCCTTCGCCGCCATCGTGCTAATAGCAGCCACGCCCCATCCTTTTGGCCATTAACCGGAGTCTCGGCCCCGCCCACTATAAACTCCTTACacatctttatatatatatacagcgagATATATGTATCTTCTGGATGTGCGTGGTGATTAATGTGCTGAAATCCGACTTGACAAGCTCATTTAAATGGCACGACACTTGGGCCAAAGGCATTTGCAATGCCAATGGATTTCGTTTAGCGACTGCGTCGAAAAATTCAAGGATGAGCGAATTCAGGACGGTGACTTTTCAATCATGGTCAGATGATTTGAAATGTTTCTCGGTCCAAACTTGGCTCGTTTACGTTGGCCAAATTAATGGTGCAGATGAAGTTATGGAAATGGTTGTCAGGAATAAACTCAGCACGTGGGGTAGATGGTTAAAGTTTTGGAAGTTAAGTTATAGCAAATAAAGGTTGGGCCATAATTTATACAAAACGGATTGCTTCGATCTTTATATGGAGACTTTGgtttattcaaaattgtattgtcGATCTATTTATTTTAGATATCTTACGTTGCACAAGGTTATTAAGTACAGGGTTACTATAAGTGGCAAACTATAGGTGACGTGCGCTTTTCCGGATCCCTTGTGGGTCTCAATACACGGACAGATAAGGCTGGCAGTGAAACACGTATCCCTATTTGGGTACTCTCTGTGTACTATTTGACATCCAAGTTTTGGCGACCAAACGATGACTTTCAGAAAGTTGCTCTCTAAAATTGGCACagaaaatttgaaatttgaaaaGGTGTACTAAAAAACTTATGCATACCATCAATGCAAAGAATCTTCAGGCCTTTTGGTATGCATACATCCAAATTTTCGGTACTTGGAGGCTTCGGTTTTAATGGCTTTTCTGTGATTATCTTCATCGAGTGCTCGTTGAAACATTCAAATCCTGTATCTTCAATTATGCATTTAACCTGTTTGTCCTGCGAACAGTCTACACATATTGTGTTATTTATTGTCGTTAATTCTATTGAGGTCAGTAGCTTTAACAAACCGAGAAGTATGATTGCTTGGTACAACGCTTTCATATTTTTGAAGTGCTATTTTTttacgaaaacaaaaaaataatgacAAATAATCAAAGAAAAGCATATTTCACTCGACGAATGCTTCGATCTTATTAAACTGATTTTGCTTGCATTGGAAGTATAtcattttgttattttggtaTAAAGCATCTGTGATACTTATCAAATGCAGATCGTATGAATTgtggaaatatttttcttacaTTAAACCAATCGACTTGTTGGATAAAATTAAACTTTTCCGTTCTTTTCTATACGTTTTTTATATCGTGAGATAATGATGGAGGCATTCAATTACCGAACATCTTGGGGATCGGTGGTCTATATTTTTAAACCCTAAAACATTGTTATTtttgaacaggaaaaactGTCAACGCAACCTTTTGCATTTTACCTTTAATTGAATGTaatttttcagttttcatGCGGCAGTTTGGCGGCAAGCCTTCCCTTTTTGCCTCCTCCTGTGTGTCCTCTTGGCCCTCTCGTAATTTGACATGACTTATGCGACAAATCTGCTTTGGCGTCAAGCGTCAGCGATTTATGCTCCCTACTTTCCACGACCCCATCCCCGAACCCGCGAACTCCCTGCTCTGTTCTACATAATCAAGCAAATTGCTTTTCCACTCACATCATTTTTATCAAGGGGCCTTCGCTGTCTGGAAACTTCGTTAATGCACCTGTCAGATATATCTTTCGATCTCTACCTTACATTCTCTGCATCGCATCGCTTTCCATGTGTTGGCTtcaactatatatatatacacatatatatatatagagaaaaTTGCATAATACCCTAGAATAGCATCagcgattttttttttctgctcgGAATCTCTAAAAGCTTGTGAATGCGCCTGGGCGCCAAAGTTCTTTGGGTGAGTTGAGCTTCTGTATTTTTGATGAGTTTTCCACGGCATTAATATGCAAAATgcgcattgttgttgttgcctccTTTAATATACATAGTGATGAAGGTAAT
This genomic interval from Drosophila mauritiana strain mau12 chromosome 2R, ASM438214v1, whole genome shotgun sequence contains the following:
- the LOC117138347 gene encoding uncharacterized protein LOC117138347 isoform X1, with the translated sequence MKALYQAIILLGLLKLLTSIELTTINNTICVDCSQDKQVKCIIEDTGFECFNEHSMKIITEKPLKPKPPSTENLDVCIPKGLKILCIDESNFLKVIVWSPKLGCQIVHREYPNRDTCFTASLICPCIETHKGSGKAHVTYSLPLIVTLYLITLCNVRYLK
- the LOC117138347 gene encoding uncharacterized protein LOC117138347 isoform X2, which gives rise to MKALYQAIILLDCSQDKQVKCIIEDTGFECFNEHSMKIITEKPLKPKPPSTENLDVCIPKGLKILCIDESNFLKVIVWSPKLGCQIVHREYPNRDTCFTASLICPCIETHKGSGKAHVTYSLPLIVTLYLITLCNVRYLK